A single genomic interval of Devosia oryziradicis harbors:
- a CDS encoding GNAT family N-acetyltransferase, with protein sequence MTALVPDDDTMLKTVVYGLTLRALLPQDAASLHTVVQANRAHLTAHGDYLDLVRAPVDTLADELGAPGQHRFGIFLSGQLIGRADLNPVAPPRYGLGYWLAQQATGSGYATHVLAALLRFAREDLHASEVYAGVTGGNVRSERLLQRLGFAQVAVFDTYTRFRLKLDKSAPGYTVLSQPPSTK encoded by the coding sequence ATGACGGCCTTGGTTCCGGATGATGACACCATGCTGAAGACTGTTGTCTACGGACTCACGCTCCGCGCGCTCTTGCCGCAAGATGCAGCATCGCTCCACACGGTGGTGCAAGCCAATCGTGCCCATCTAACAGCACATGGCGACTATCTCGACCTGGTGAGGGCGCCGGTCGACACATTGGCAGACGAACTTGGAGCTCCCGGTCAGCATCGGTTCGGCATTTTCCTGTCCGGTCAGCTGATCGGCCGGGCCGATCTCAACCCCGTGGCCCCGCCCCGATACGGGCTAGGCTATTGGCTGGCCCAGCAAGCCACCGGCTCCGGCTATGCCACACACGTACTGGCGGCATTGCTGCGATTTGCGCGAGAGGACCTGCACGCCTCGGAAGTCTATGCGGGCGTGACCGGAGGAAATGTTCGGAGCGAGCGCCTGCTGCAACGACTGGGCTTTGCTCAAGTCGCCGTGTTCGACACCTATACCCGCTTTCGACTTAAACTGGACAAGTCGGCGCCAGGTTACACCGTCTTGAGCCAGCCGCCGTCGACGAAATAG
- a CDS encoding NAD(P)-dependent alcohol dehydrogenase yields MTKVRALVLERQHELALRDIDLPLETGPGTVKIAIHTVGVCGSDVHYYTHGRIGPFVVNAPMVLGHEAAGTVTEVGAGVTHLKVGDRVCMEPGIPDANSRASRLGMYNVDPAVSFWATPPVHGVLTPEVVHPANYTFKLPDHVSFAEGAMVEPFAVGMQAASKARIAPGDTAVVLGAGPIGTMVALAALAGGCARVIVADLARPKLDIAAQYQGIIPVNIREKNVVEAVAGLTDGWGADVVFECSGSPHAWKTIMDLPRPGGAIVVVGLPVEPVAVDIAGASVKELRIENVFRYAHQYDRAIALIASGKVDLKPLISETFTFEDAKAAFDRAVESRPTDVKLQIKVAG; encoded by the coding sequence ATGACCAAAGTTCGTGCGCTTGTCCTCGAACGCCAGCACGAGTTGGCCCTGCGCGATATCGACCTGCCGCTGGAAACCGGACCCGGCACGGTCAAGATCGCCATCCACACCGTCGGCGTGTGCGGCTCTGACGTGCACTACTACACCCATGGCCGCATCGGGCCGTTTGTGGTCAATGCCCCGATGGTGCTGGGGCATGAGGCGGCCGGAACGGTGACCGAGGTTGGCGCCGGTGTCACTCATCTCAAGGTCGGCGACCGCGTCTGCATGGAACCGGGCATCCCGGACGCCAATTCACGCGCCAGCCGCCTGGGCATGTACAATGTCGATCCGGCCGTGTCGTTCTGGGCCACGCCGCCCGTGCACGGCGTCCTGACGCCGGAGGTGGTGCATCCCGCCAATTACACGTTCAAACTGCCCGATCATGTCAGCTTTGCCGAAGGCGCCATGGTCGAGCCGTTCGCCGTGGGCATGCAGGCTGCCAGCAAGGCCAGGATCGCACCCGGTGATACGGCCGTGGTGCTGGGCGCCGGTCCGATCGGCACCATGGTCGCGCTGGCGGCGCTGGCCGGTGGCTGTGCGCGGGTGATCGTGGCCGACCTGGCCCGGCCCAAGCTGGACATTGCTGCGCAATATCAGGGCATTATCCCGGTCAATATTCGCGAGAAGAACGTAGTGGAGGCGGTCGCTGGCCTCACCGATGGATGGGGCGCGGATGTCGTGTTCGAATGCTCGGGCTCGCCGCATGCGTGGAAAACCATCATGGACCTGCCCCGGCCGGGTGGCGCCATCGTCGTGGTGGGTCTGCCGGTCGAGCCCGTGGCGGTGGATATTGCCGGGGCCTCAGTCAAGGAACTGCGCATCGAGAACGTGTTCCGCTATGCTCACCAATATGATCGGGCCATTGCGCTGATCGCGTCCGGCAAGGTGGACCTCAAGCCGCTGATCTCGGAGACTTTCACTTTCGAGGATGCCAAGGCAGCGTTCGACCGCGCGGTGGAGTCACGACCAACGGACGTCAAGCTGCAGATCAAGGTCGCGGGCTAG
- the murD gene encoding UDP-N-acetylmuramoyl-L-alanine--D-glutamate ligase: MRFEEPVLLYGAGREASSTRAFLKARQPDLKVFVTVDSGTADIPETEAIAPADLPDAIRSHRFGLIVKSPGVSRYKDVFDIARDAGIPVTSNLNLWGSAYRAGRTVIAISGTKGKSTTATLVHLMLSKSGIDAGLAGNVGVAPLEIADRHAVVVFELSSYQTSDMAFLPDIAAITNLYPEHVDWHGSIDRYFKDKLHLIDRDGGFPVALGAAAKGNAMVAAAVRDHRRLLGELTPEQSAAIDKAVLGSRLKGAHNLDNARLAAQIALAAGARLDGIVRGIAAFQPLPHRLEEHQFGGTIFVNDSISTTPEATKAALAAYRGYRLALIAGGHEREQDYGELSTLLAGYGVTTLVCLPVTGARLATATRAAAPHIVVFAEPDLEAAMQILHARRCDFDAVILSPGAPSYNQFKNFEERGQRFIALAQAIFG, encoded by the coding sequence ATGCGGTTTGAGGAGCCGGTCCTGCTCTATGGCGCCGGGCGCGAGGCAAGCTCGACCCGCGCCTTCCTCAAGGCGCGTCAGCCCGACCTCAAGGTCTTCGTCACCGTCGACAGCGGCACCGCCGATATCCCCGAAACCGAGGCCATCGCCCCGGCCGACCTGCCGGACGCCATTCGTTCCCATCGCTTCGGGCTCATCGTAAAAAGCCCCGGCGTGTCGCGCTACAAGGACGTATTCGACATCGCCCGCGACGCCGGTATCCCGGTAACGTCCAACCTCAATTTATGGGGCTCGGCCTATCGGGCCGGTCGCACGGTCATTGCCATTTCGGGCACCAAGGGCAAATCAACCACCGCGACACTGGTCCACCTGATGCTGAGCAAGTCCGGTATCGATGCGGGCCTGGCCGGCAATGTCGGCGTGGCACCGCTGGAAATCGCCGACCGTCATGCGGTCGTGGTGTTCGAGCTGTCCAGTTACCAGACTTCGGATATGGCCTTCCTGCCCGACATCGCGGCCATCACCAATCTCTATCCCGAGCATGTCGACTGGCACGGCTCGATCGACCGCTATTTCAAGGACAAGCTGCACCTGATCGATCGCGATGGCGGGTTTCCGGTGGCGCTGGGCGCGGCGGCCAAGGGCAACGCCATGGTGGCTGCGGCGGTGCGCGACCATCGCCGGCTGCTCGGCGAACTGACGCCCGAGCAATCGGCCGCCATCGACAAGGCGGTGCTGGGCTCGCGCCTCAAGGGTGCGCATAACTTGGACAATGCTCGGTTGGCCGCACAGATCGCGCTGGCCGCCGGGGCCAGGCTGGACGGCATCGTGCGGGGCATCGCCGCCTTCCAGCCCCTGCCGCACCGGCTCGAAGAACATCAGTTCGGCGGCACCATCTTTGTCAACGACTCGATCTCCACCACGCCCGAAGCCACCAAGGCGGCCCTCGCCGCCTACCGGGGCTACCGCCTGGCACTGATTGCCGGTGGCCATGAACGCGAGCAGGATTACGGCGAGCTGAGCACGCTATTGGCGGGGTATGGGGTGACAACGCTGGTCTGCCTGCCGGTTACCGGCGCCCGGCTGGCGACGGCGACCCGCGCCGCTGCCCCCCATATCGTCGTCTTCGCCGAGCCCGATCTCGAGGCGGCAATGCAGATCCTGCATGCGCGGCGCTGCGATTTTGACGCGGTCATTCTGTCGCCCGGCGCACCGTCCTACAATCAGTTCAAGAATTTCGAGGAGCGCGGTCAGCGCTTCATTGCCCTGGCGCAAGCCATTTTCGGCTGA
- a CDS encoding MgtC/SapB family protein, with amino-acid sequence MDVGNEFGFVQTYLPQHIIAIRLLIAAALGAMIGFEREWNTAEAGLRTHILVAMAAALFTVLAFEIYHTIDTGADGSRADPIRAVEAVTAGIAFLGAGAIFRDRGSVQGLTTGAGMWLAGAVGVATALGYYVIALGVALLAVIVLASLRALAHKIIGHDADAVAAGRGEKR; translated from the coding sequence ATGGATGTCGGCAACGAATTCGGTTTCGTTCAGACCTATCTACCCCAACATATCATTGCCATTCGCCTGCTCATTGCCGCCGCGCTGGGCGCGATGATCGGCTTCGAGCGGGAGTGGAATACTGCCGAGGCCGGATTGCGCACGCATATCCTGGTCGCCATGGCGGCAGCCTTGTTCACCGTCCTGGCCTTCGAGATCTATCACACGATCGATACCGGTGCCGATGGCTCCCGGGCGGACCCGATCCGCGCGGTCGAGGCGGTAACGGCGGGCATTGCGTTCCTGGGCGCGGGCGCGATCTTTCGAGATCGCGGCAGCGTACAAGGGCTGACGACCGGAGCGGGCATGTGGTTGGCCGGAGCAGTCGGGGTCGCAACGGCCCTGGGCTACTACGTCATTGCCTTGGGGGTCGCATTGCTGGCCGTCATCGTGCTCGCATCCCTCCGGGCGCTCGCCCACAAGATCATCGGCCATGATGCGGACGCAGTTGCAGCGGGCCGCGGGGAGAAGCGTTAG
- a CDS encoding ANTAR domain-containing protein translates to MSFLIIAVPAGMATRCALSEYLDGVPFLALVDDDQHSALLLTRMLLAHGSPDVQWLGGAMDGRLALARILSDPAADWPGLLIVDLKAHSNASLEFVSSIQALARQKGVPVVVMAPPLDRQGREALHEAGASGVFFRHADRDAYRREAAGIVSFWARNQRLDAVGM, encoded by the coding sequence GTGAGTTTCCTTATCATTGCCGTGCCGGCGGGCATGGCAACGAGGTGTGCTTTGAGCGAGTACCTGGACGGCGTGCCTTTTTTGGCGCTGGTGGATGATGACCAGCATTCCGCACTGCTCTTGACGCGGATGCTGCTGGCGCATGGTTCGCCGGACGTGCAGTGGCTCGGCGGCGCCATGGATGGCCGGCTGGCGCTGGCCAGGATCCTCAGCGATCCGGCAGCCGACTGGCCCGGACTTCTGATCGTGGACCTAAAGGCCCACAGCAATGCCAGCCTGGAATTCGTCTCCTCGATCCAGGCGCTGGCCCGCCAGAAGGGTGTGCCGGTGGTGGTGATGGCACCGCCACTGGATCGCCAAGGCCGAGAGGCCCTGCACGAGGCCGGCGCCTCGGGCGTGTTCTTTCGCCATGCTGACCGCGACGCCTACCGGCGCGAAGCAGCAGGCATAGTCAGTTTCTGGGCGCGCAATCAGCGCCTGGATGCGGTTGGCATGTAA
- a CDS encoding tetratricopeptide repeat protein: MTDAAPQNKAIHLALERLLAWPDIARSPQLSRFLAYIVERTLEGNEQTIKAYSIAVDVFGRPSDFDPQADPIVRVQARRLRALLEDYYNGPGNDETVQIHLPVGRYVPEFVAAPEPHVAPAAAENVENHAPPRRGPRLGGRWLVLGAVLLGLAVAGYGLSAWWRNAPGAGGAIKRPTVAIVEFQDLSSPDTPSPRVSGLAIELVTDLEQFGNIEPRYGAQGESAGLPASDYVLTGIARPDGDVLRYSAILTEGRTGAVIWNHTVALGAGEALGSDVLDRVSRSLSLLLGSPRGPLHMAARQYLASAAGGDRGINPYLCRVLFDLYRESGGAGAAERASQCFAALPEADRGSAGALAATGILLAEQPGAVDGTGSAIDRQRAATSDLERAMQLDPLSSFVWEQQAHLHEAVGDLARARAEYSSSLQLNPASVDALAAYARLLSLAGKLDEAEPLSIDAVQGSPNPPAWYQGVPTLLALRDGDFVAATASAELYAIADPELGPILAIMAGQGSGDSAVVGRYLPEVLGVPAFRAQGILPRLRERIEDEVLIGSIREALVRAGVPAAAMIRAF, translated from the coding sequence TTGACCGATGCTGCGCCGCAGAACAAGGCAATCCACCTGGCACTCGAGCGCCTGCTCGCGTGGCCCGATATTGCGCGCTCCCCGCAGCTCAGCCGTTTCCTCGCCTATATCGTCGAGCGAACACTTGAAGGCAATGAGCAAACCATAAAGGCTTATTCCATCGCGGTCGACGTCTTCGGGCGACCGTCGGATTTCGATCCGCAGGCCGATCCGATCGTCCGGGTTCAGGCCCGGCGACTGCGCGCGCTGCTCGAGGATTACTATAACGGCCCTGGCAACGACGAGACCGTGCAGATTCACCTGCCGGTTGGTCGCTACGTGCCCGAATTCGTGGCTGCACCGGAACCGCATGTTGCCCCGGCCGCGGCTGAAAATGTGGAGAATCACGCGCCGCCGCGCCGCGGCCCGCGCCTTGGGGGGAGGTGGCTCGTTCTGGGCGCGGTGCTGCTCGGGCTGGCAGTGGCGGGCTATGGCTTGAGTGCCTGGTGGCGCAATGCGCCTGGTGCCGGTGGCGCCATCAAGCGACCGACGGTTGCTATCGTCGAGTTTCAGGACCTGTCGTCCCCGGATACCCCGTCTCCCCGCGTGTCCGGTCTGGCGATCGAACTGGTGACCGACTTGGAGCAGTTCGGCAATATTGAGCCCCGCTATGGCGCGCAGGGCGAATCGGCTGGCCTGCCGGCCAGCGACTATGTGCTGACCGGCATTGCCCGGCCGGACGGGGACGTGCTTCGCTATAGCGCCATCCTGACGGAGGGCCGAACCGGGGCCGTGATCTGGAACCACACCGTGGCGCTTGGAGCAGGCGAAGCATTGGGCTCCGACGTGCTCGATCGGGTTTCCAGGTCGCTCAGCCTGCTGCTGGGCAGTCCGCGCGGCCCCTTGCACATGGCGGCACGTCAATACCTCGCCTCGGCTGCTGGTGGCGACAGGGGAATCAATCCTTACCTGTGCCGTGTCTTGTTCGACCTCTACCGCGAGAGCGGCGGCGCTGGTGCGGCCGAGCGGGCCAGCCAGTGCTTCGCGGCGTTGCCCGAGGCCGATCGGGGCAGCGCGGGCGCCTTGGCCGCCACGGGCATCCTGCTCGCGGAACAACCAGGCGCGGTGGACGGCACCGGGTCGGCCATCGATCGGCAGCGCGCGGCAACATCCGACCTCGAGCGCGCCATGCAGCTCGATCCGCTCAGCAGCTTCGTCTGGGAGCAGCAGGCCCACCTGCATGAGGCCGTGGGCGACCTGGCGCGGGCCAGAGCCGAATATAGTTCCTCGTTGCAACTCAATCCGGCGAGCGTCGATGCGCTGGCGGCCTATGCCCGGCTGCTGTCTCTTGCGGGCAAGCTGGATGAAGCCGAACCCCTGTCGATCGACGCGGTCCAGGGGTCGCCCAATCCACCGGCCTGGTATCAAGGCGTGCCAACCCTGCTGGCCCTGCGCGACGGCGATTTCGTTGCGGCGACGGCCAGTGCGGAGCTCTATGCGATAGCCGATCCGGAGCTAGGGCCGATCCTGGCTATCATGGCGGGGCAGGGCTCGGGCGACAGCGCGGTCGTTGGCCGCTACCTGCCCGAAGTGTTGGGCGTGCCAGCCTTCCGCGCCCAGGGCATCCTGCCACGGCTGCGCGAGCGCATCGAGGACGAGGTGTTGATCGGTTCGATCCGCGAGGCGCTGGTCAGGGCCGGCGTGCCGGCCGCTGCGATGATCCGCGCTTTCTAG
- a CDS encoding SDR family NAD(P)-dependent oxidoreductase: MDLNLRDKVAVITGGTVGIGLAIAEGLAAEGANLVLVGRNKERTEDAAVAVAQKFGIIATAVAADVATAVGCDAVIKGTSKAFGGADILINNAGTGSNETIAEADDAKWQYYWDLHVMAAVRLARGLVPSMKRRGGGVVLHNASICAVQPLWYEPIYDTTKAALMMFSKTLANEVVGDNIRVNTVNPGLVLTPDWIKTAKQIAGEDGWEAHLQGVADEAGGMKRFATPEELANFFVFMCSDKASYSTGSTYFVDGGWLKTV, from the coding sequence ATGGACTTGAACCTGCGCGACAAGGTGGCCGTCATCACGGGTGGCACTGTCGGTATCGGCCTGGCAATCGCCGAGGGGCTGGCGGCTGAAGGGGCAAACCTGGTGCTGGTCGGCCGGAACAAGGAGCGGACCGAGGACGCTGCCGTGGCGGTAGCCCAGAAATTCGGCATCATTGCCACGGCCGTCGCCGCAGATGTCGCGACGGCCGTGGGGTGTGATGCGGTCATCAAGGGCACAAGCAAGGCCTTTGGCGGCGCCGACATCCTCATCAACAATGCCGGCACCGGCTCCAATGAGACCATTGCCGAGGCCGACGATGCCAAATGGCAGTATTACTGGGACCTGCATGTGATGGCCGCCGTGCGGCTGGCGCGCGGGCTGGTGCCGTCGATGAAGCGGCGCGGTGGGGGCGTCGTGCTCCACAATGCCTCCATCTGCGCCGTGCAGCCGCTTTGGTACGAGCCGATCTACGACACCACCAAGGCCGCGTTGATGATGTTTTCCAAGACCCTCGCCAACGAGGTGGTCGGCGACAACATCCGGGTCAACACGGTCAATCCGGGCCTTGTCCTGACGCCCGACTGGATCAAGACGGCCAAGCAGATTGCCGGCGAGGATGGCTGGGAAGCCCACCTCCAGGGCGTAGCAGACGAGGCCGGTGGGATGAAGCGCTTTGCCACGCCGGAGGAGTTAGCCAACTTCTTCGTCTTCATGTGCTCGGACAAAGCCAGCTACTCCACCGGCAGCACCTATTTCGTCGACGGCGGCTGGCTCAAGACGGTGTAA
- a CDS encoding DMT family transporter, with protein sequence MPGLLYLAIAIVGEVVATSFLRASAGFSQLVPTLVVVVGYGITFYFFSLALQTIPVGIGYAIWSGAGIVLISVIAYFVHGQSLDLPALIGMGLILAGVLVINLFSQSSAH encoded by the coding sequence ATGCCCGGCTTGCTCTATCTCGCCATCGCGATTGTCGGGGAAGTGGTCGCCACCTCATTCCTGCGCGCCTCGGCCGGCTTCTCCCAACTCGTTCCCACCCTCGTGGTGGTCGTTGGCTATGGCATCACCTTCTATTTTTTCTCGCTGGCTCTGCAGACCATCCCGGTGGGGATCGGCTACGCCATCTGGTCGGGTGCGGGCATCGTCCTCATCTCGGTGATCGCCTATTTCGTCCATGGACAGTCGCTGGACCTGCCTGCGCTGATCGGCATGGGCCTGATCCTGGCCGGTGTGCTGGTGATCAACCTCTTCTCGCAATCCTCGGCCCACTAG